A window of the Halichoerus grypus chromosome 2, mHalGry1.hap1.1, whole genome shotgun sequence genome harbors these coding sequences:
- the SCARF1 gene encoding scavenger receptor class F member 1 isoform X2 — protein sequence MGGMSAWPADLPDGAEAASHISARDSDPRAEPVCPPADPSLPHSPSAELQCCPGWRQKDQECTVPICEGVDACQEDEVCVKPGLCRCKPGFFGAQCNSRCPGQYWGPDCREICACHPHGQCEPATGVCHCLADRWGGRCEFACACGPHGRCDPATGACRCEPGWWSSTCRRPCQCNPAAARCDPTDGSCRCEPGWWGRRCSFRCACHGSPCAQETGRCACRPGWWGPDCRQPCECVRGRCSAASGQCACPPGFRGARCELPCRAGSYGPHCRYSCGHCKQKEPCSADTGSCASCEPGWNGTQCHQPCPPGTFGESCRQLCPHCRLGEACQPDTGHCQRCDPGRLGPRCEEHCPTGTFGDGCSFTCPTCVQGTCDAVTGECVCHAGYWGPSCNTSCPPGFHGSNCSDPCECPEGPCTPISGACQLGPRSQDAALIAGILVPLLLLLLGIIFCVCCCRAARLDPKDRPASDGAAVSRMKLQVWGALSSLGSVLPCGSFSSHKLPWVTVSHHDPEIPFNHSFIEPPSAGWASDDSFSSDPESGEDESPAYCVPPQEGMVTVAHGEFPEASLAGGPIPPPEDASTPFPIPRTSSLARAKRPSVSFAEGTKFAPQSRRSSGEISSPLRKPKRLSRGAQLGPESQEAEESMGSEKAEMDETLPGAASPRDSATGRRRLPLGGRTVAERVEAIEGSVLEGSGSVTTIYMLAGTPQLSEGPVRSVLRRFGSFQKGQAEPKVKSAIPKPPRRALSRNKGSPGLASGSASQSPSLAPNDELTRPLESAGTGPEEVARGPGDGTKSSGRAQELAPEGGPQEQDPQKLADGEGQEEPQYENVAPISGPPAP from the exons ATGGGCGGCATGTCTGCATGGCCAGCAG ACCTGCCTGATGGGGCTGAGGCAGCCTCCCACATCTCAGCCAGAGACAGTGATCCACGTGCGGAGCCAGTGTGTCCCCCGGCTGACCCCTCTCTGCCCCACAGCCCCTCTGCTGAGCTCCAGTGCTGCCCAGGCTGGAGGCAGAAAGATCAAGAATGCACCGTCC CCATCTGTGAGGGGGTAGATGCCTGCCAGGAAGATGAAGTATGTGTGAAACCAGGCCTCTGTCGATGCAAACCTGGATTCTTCGGGGCCCAGTGCAACTCCC GCTGCCCGGGACAGTACTGGGGCCCCGATTGCCGTGAGATCTGTGCGTGCCACCCACACGGCCAGTGCGAGCCGGCCACAGGCGTGTGCCACTGCCTAGCGGACCGCTGGGGCGGCCGATGCGAGTTCGCGTGCGCCTGCGGCCCCCACGGGCGTTGCGACCCCGCGACGGGCGCGTGCCGCTGCGAACCCGGCTGGTGGTCGTCCACTTGCCGCCGTCCGTGCCAGTGCAACCCGGCGGCGGCGCGCTGCGATCCAACCGACGGCTCCTGCCGCTGCGAGCCGGGCTGGTGGGGCCGCCGCTGCAGCTTCCGCTGCGCCTGCCACGGCTCGCCGTGCGCGCAGGAGACGGGCCGCTGCGCCTGCCGGCCGGGCTGGTGGGGCCCCGACTGCCGGCAGCCGTGCGAGTGCGTGCGCGGCCGCTGCAGCGCCGCCTCCGGCCAGTGCGCCTGCCCGCCCGGCTTCCGCGGCGCCCGCTGCGAGCTGCCCTGCCGCGCCGGCAGCTACGGGCCTCACTGCCGCTACAG CTGTGGCCACTGCAAGCAGAAGGAGCCGTGCTCTGCAGACACAGGCAGCTGTGCGTCCTGCGAGCCAGGCTGGAACGGAACCCAGTgccaccagccctgcccacctggCACCTTTGGCGAGAGCTGCAGGCAGCTGTGCCCCCACTGCCGGCTTGGGGAGGCCTGTCAGCCAGACACCGGGCACTGTCAGCGCTGTGACCCTGGGCGGCTGGGGCCCAG GTGTGAAGAGCACTGCCCGACCGGGACCTTTGGGGACGGCTGCAGCTTCACCTGCCCCACCTGTGTTCAGGGGACCTGTGATGCTGTGACTGGGGAATGTGTCTGCCACGCTGGCTACTGGGGACCCAG CTGCAACACGTCATGCCCACCTGGCTTCCATGGTAGCAACTGCTCGGATCCCTGTGAATGCCCAGAGGGACCCTGCACCCCTATCTCTGGGGCCTGCCAGCTGG GGCCTCGCAGTCAGGATGCGGCCCTCATTGCAGGCATCCTTGtacctctgctgctcctcctcctgggcATCATCTTCTGTGTCTGCTGCTGCCGGGCCGCCCGGTTGGACCCCAAGGACAG GCCAGCAAGTGATGGAGCTGCTGTGTCCAGGATGAAGCTGCAGGTCTGGGGGGCACTGAGCAGCCTGGGCTCGGTGCTACCCTGTGGTTCCTTCAGCAGCCACAAGCTTCCCTGGGTGACAG TCTCACACCACGACCCGGAGATCCCCTTCAACCACAGCTTCATCGAGCCGCCCTCTGCGGGCTGGGCCTCAGACGACTCCTTCTCTTCTGATCCCGAGTCTGGAGAGGACGAGAGCCCGGCCTACTGCGTGCCACCCCAAGAAG GGATGGTCACTGTGGCCCACGGAGAGTTTCCAGAGGCCAGCCTGGCTGGAGGTCCCATCCCTCCTCCTGAGGACGCCTCCACACCATTCCCCATCCCGCGCACTTCCAGTCTCGCACGGGCCAAGCGGCCATCAGTCTCCTTTGCCGAAGGCACCAAGTTTGCGCCACAGAGTCGCCGAAGCTCAGGGGAGATCTCCAGTCCTCTCCGAAAGCCCAAGAGGCTCTCCCGGGGGGCCCAGCTGGGTCCTGAAAGCCAGGAGGCTGAGGAGTCCATGGGCTCAGAGAAAGCAGAAATGGATGAGACCCTTCCTGGTGCTGCCAGCCCCAGGGATTCAGCCACTGGCCGCCGCCGGCTCCCCCTTGGTGGCCGGACAGTGGCTGAGCGTGTAGAAGCCATTGAGGGCAGTGTCCTGGAGGGCTCAGGCTCTGTGACCACGATCTACATGCTGGCAGGGACACCCCAGTTATCTGAGGGCCCTGTCCGGTCTGTTCTCCGCCGTTTTGGTAGCTTCCAGAAAGGCCAGGCAGAGCCCAAGGTCAAGAGTGCCATCCCTAAGCCTCCACGCAGGGCCCTTAGTCGAAATAAGGGCAGCCCTGGGCTGGCCTCTGGCTCTGCCAGTCAGAGCCCCAGCTTAGCCCCGAATGATGAGCTCACTAGGCCCTTGGAGTCTGCAGGAACTGGGCCAGAGGAAGTGGCCAGGGGGCCAGGGGATGGCACCAAGAGCTCAGGGAGGGCCCAGGAGCTGGCCCCCGAGGGTGGCCCCCAAGAACAGGATCCCCAGAAGCTGGCTGATGGGGAAGGGCAAGAGGAGCCCCAGTATGAGAATGTTGCACCCATCTCTGGGCCACCAGCACCCTGA